From Candidatus Acidulodesulfobacterium acidiphilum, the proteins below share one genomic window:
- a CDS encoding TlpA family protein disulfide reductase, with protein sequence MNGCRKRSFIFTFLIIAFIFAFIFLTGIKHAQASTKKAYNFNLKVLNPTLSGYDNFSLKNFRGHVVVVNFWATWCPPCRAEIPMIKKFYNAERSNGVVVLGINVNNNLGGVRSFLKKFDGGITYPVVYATSRVISNYGGINEIPQTFFISKNGRIMFHWVGEITKGALYEITNKLLNKN encoded by the coding sequence ATGAACGGTTGCCGCAAACGCAGTTTTATATTTACGTTTTTAATAATAGCGTTTATTTTCGCGTTTATTTTTTTAACCGGCATTAAACATGCGCAGGCAAGTACAAAAAAAGCTTATAATTTTAATTTAAAAGTTCTTAATCCGACTTTATCGGGATACGACAATTTTTCGCTAAAAAATTTTAGGGGTCACGTAGTAGTCGTTAATTTTTGGGCAACATGGTGTCCGCCATGCAGAGCGGAAATACCCATGATTAAAAAATTTTATAACGCTGAACGTTCTAACGGTGTTGTCGTGTTAGGCATAAACGTCAATAACAATCTTGGGGGCGTGAGGTCTTTTCTTAAAAAATTTGACGGCGGTATTACGTATCCGGTAGTATATGCAACTTCCCGCGTTATAAGCAATTACGGCGGCATAAACGAGATACCGCAGACATTTTTTATATCCAAAAACGGACGTATTATGTTTCACTGGGTAGGCGAGATAACAAAAGGAGCACTTTACGAAATTACAAACAAGCTTTTAAATAAAAATTAA
- the smpB gene encoding SsrA-binding protein SmpB, with amino-acid sequence MSNPLAGQKIKIVADNRKASFLYEIIEKYEAGISLYGPEIKSIKAGKANISDGYVVIKDGEALLLNVHISPYEKANRENKDPLRTRVLLLHKHEILKLLGKIKEKNLTVVPLKIYLKSGRAKVEIALVKGKKNYDKRASIKEKENKREVERAIKSRSLNR; translated from the coding sequence ATGTCAAATCCGCTTGCCGGACAAAAAATAAAAATAGTAGCAGATAACAGAAAAGCTTCTTTTCTTTATGAAATTATCGAAAAGTATGAAGCAGGAATATCGCTTTACGGTCCCGAAATAAAATCTATAAAAGCCGGCAAAGCAAATATTTCCGACGGTTACGTTGTCATAAAAGACGGAGAAGCACTTTTGTTGAACGTGCATATAAGCCCTTACGAAAAGGCCAACAGAGAAAATAAAGACCCCCTCAGAACGAGAGTTTTGCTTTTACATAAGCATGAAATTTTAAAACTGTTAGGCAAAATAAAAGAAAAAAACTTAACGGTAGTTCCTCTAAAAATCTATCTAAAATCAGGCAGGGCAAAAGTAGAAATAGCATTGGTAAAAGGAAAAAAGAATTACGACAAAAGAGCTTCTATTAAGGAAAAAGAAAATAAAAGAGAGGTAGAAAGAGCTATTAAGAGCAGATCGTTAAATCGTTAA